From Hymenobacter sediminicola:
CCACGCCGAGGAAGTGGCGCTGGAAAAACAGAGCTACCTCACCATCGGCTCGCCGGATCCTACGCTGGCCGAAGACTTCTGCCGACTGCTGCGCAACCGCTACGTGAAGGCTAACCCCGCCGCCGACCTCGACGGCATCGAGTATTTCGCCGTCATGAAGAACATTATTGCCCTGACCAGCGGCATTGCGCATGGCCTCGGCTACGGCGACAATTTTCAGGCGGTGCTGGTGAGCAATGCGGTGCAGGAAATGCGCCGTTTCGTGCATGCCCTCAACCCCCAGCCCCGCGACCTTTCGGGTTCCGCCTACCTCGGCGACCTACTCGTAACGGCGTATTCGCAGTTCTCGCGCAACCGCACCTTCGGCAGCATGGTAGGCCGCGGCTACAGCGTGAAGTCAGCGCAGCTGGAAATGAACATGATTGCCGAGGGCTACTACGCCGTCAAGAGCATCTACGAAATGAACAAGCGCCTGCAGGTGCCCATGCCGATTACGTCAGCAGCCTACCATATTTTGTATGAGAAGATTGCGCCGGCCGTGGAAATTGAGCTGCTGAAGGAGAAATTCAGATAGAAGCCTTTTACATTCAACCGCTTCGGGCGGACGCATTCCTGAAAACTGACACTATGGGCACCTGGGACTACTACAATTTCGACAACGACTCGGCCGCAGACTTCGCCGAGGAATTTCTGGAAAACCCCAATGAAGCCGTGCTCTACGAGGCGCTGGCCACGGCGGCAGAGGAAGAAGGCCATCTGGAAGCAGGTGCCGCCAGTGAGGCGCTGGCCGCGGCCGAAATTGTAGCGGCTATTCTGGGCCGGCCGGCATCGGATATTCCGCCGGGTCTGCTGCCCGCTGTGGCTCACCTCGACGCCGGTGACAGCGAAGATCTGCGCGAACTGGCCGAAGCCGCCGTGATGGTAGTGTTGGAAAAATCAGAATTGCAGGAGGAATGGGCCGGCCGCAGCGACTACGCCAACTGGCAGAGCCTGCAGCAGAACCTGCTGGCGCGCCTAAAAGAAGACGACGAATAGCGCCGATGAATTGGTTGGTATTGGCGGCCTGCGCCGCGCTTTGCATGGCGCTCTACAACCTGTTCATCAAGGCTGCGGCCGGGCATGTGCACGAAATGGTGGGCGCCGTTGTGCTGCAGGTGGTAGCGGCGTTGGTAGGAGCGGGGTTGTTGCTGCTGCTGTATCTGCGCGGCGCATTGCCGCCCGTGCTGGCCACCAGCAGAGGCATTTCGATGGCGGCCCTGGCGGGGCTGTTTATCGGGTTGGCCGAAATTCTGACGTTTGCCGTGTATGGGAAAGGGGCGCCGGCTTCCGTCGGAACTCCGCTTATTGTGGGCGGGTCGGTGCTGCTCACGGCCGTGCTGGGAATTCTGCTACTGCGTGAGGTGCTCAGTTGGCCGCAAGCCTTGGGTATGCTGCTGATTGTGGGCGGCATTGCACTGCTGGCCCGGAGCCATTGACTGCGGGTGACTTGGTTAGCGAACAGGCTGTGGTATGTTGGTACGGCCGTAAATTACTGTCAGAGCGTCTTCATAGACGGGAGAGTAAGCTGAGGCAGCCCACGGAGGCAGTGTAGCGCCGCGTTCCAGTACTACGAAGTCATACGTCACATCAGGATCTGCTGTGGTTTGGAGCAGGATATTCCGGTTTTCCAGCAGGGCGTAATGATGCATGAACAACTCGTGCCAGGGAGACGCCAGAAACACCCGCTGGGCTCCCCAACCCGTAAGCCATTCATATGAAGACTCGATTTGCTGCTGGCGCTGCTGCTCTGCCCGCAAGGAAGGTAGCTGGCGCCACTGGATGTAGCCCGCATAGCCCCCGATAATGAGCAGCATAACGGCTAACTGCGCGCTGGTCGGCACTCGGCCTAACTGTAGCGCCTTGGTACCCGCCAGCCCCAATAAAATACTGCTGAAGCATGCCGCAAACAGCAGTACCCGCTCCGGTACCAACACCTGCTGTAATGCCATCAACACAACCGGTACAAGTAATAGCAACGCTGTAAGGGCTACGATGGGCCGCAGGAGCGGCTGCCGCCACCACAGCAGAGGTACTGCTACGCCTATAGTACCTACGGCCGCCAATCCAAGGTTTTCGCCTCCAGCCAGGGTATCGGCTAGTACGTGCAGGTAGCCGGTGTAGTGTGGCCAGAAGATGGCCGCTGACAAGCGCGCCACATAATGGTTGCCGAGCAGCTGCGGAAGCCCCGAAACCACGATGATAGGCGAGTACAGCAGTACTGCGGTGGTGCCAATAGCAGCGGTGGCGAATGCCAGCCGGCCGACATCCAGCCAGCGCCGTTGGTTGATGAAGCCTAGTAAGAGCCCCGCGCCCAGCGCCACCAGCGGATACACGAACGTGGGAATGGTATACAGCCCCAGAATGCCAGTTCCGATAAAAACGACCCACGCAAGCCGACGGCCGGCCGGTTGCCGCCACAGTGCTAACGCTGCGAAAAACGCGGCCAGCAAGAGAGCCAACTGCAGAAAATAGCCGCGGCCTGCCACCGCATAGTACAGGCCCAATGGAGAAAAGCCAAACAAGCCAATCCCTAGCGTGGCGCCCCTGAAACCGATAGAACGCGTGAGAAGCAGGTACGCAACACCAGTGCTTGCG
This genomic window contains:
- a CDS encoding NAD(P)H-dependent glycerol-3-phosphate dehydrogenase; translation: MEKIAMLGGGSWATALTKILSENGARVGWWLRSKDDVQHLRTTRHNPRYLSSVAHDLTRVFPSTDLEEVVKDADWLVLGVPAAFVQSVLDKLDRDALKNKRVISAIKGMIPGKNVLVTDYVADRFRLPPSRLGVVAGPCHAEEVALEKQSYLTIGSPDPTLAEDFCRLLRNRYVKANPAADLDGIEYFAVMKNIIALTSGIAHGLGYGDNFQAVLVSNAVQEMRRFVHALNPQPRDLSGSAYLGDLLVTAYSQFSRNRTFGSMVGRGYSVKSAQLEMNMIAEGYYAVKSIYEMNKRLQVPMPITSAAYHILYEKIAPAVEIELLKEKFR
- a CDS encoding DUF4259 domain-containing protein is translated as MGTWDYYNFDNDSAADFAEEFLENPNEAVLYEALATAAEEEGHLEAGAASEALAAAEIVAAILGRPASDIPPGLLPAVAHLDAGDSEDLRELAEAAVMVVLEKSELQEEWAGRSDYANWQSLQQNLLARLKEDDE
- a CDS encoding EamA family transporter — its product is MALYNLFIKAAAGHVHEMVGAVVLQVVAALVGAGLLLLLYLRGALPPVLATSRGISMAALAGLFIGLAEILTFAVYGKGAPASVGTPLIVGGSVLLTAVLGILLLREVLSWPQALGMLLIVGGIALLARSH